A single region of the Gorilla gorilla gorilla isolate KB3781 chromosome 1, NHGRI_mGorGor1-v2.1_pri, whole genome shotgun sequence genome encodes:
- the LOC134758550 gene encoding uncharacterized protein, whose product PSPPRYPPPSPPLPTPPPPSPHYPPPSPPHYPPPSPPRYPPPSPHYPPPSPPHYPPPSPPHYPPPSPPLPTPPPPSPPHYPPPSPPLPTPITPTTHPHHPHYPPPSPPRYPPPSPPRYPPPSPPRYPLPSPPLPTPPPPSPPRYPPPSPPLPTPPPPSPPLPTPITPTTHPHHPHYPPPSPPHYPPHHPHYPPPSPPGYPPPSPPLPTPPPPSPPRYPPPSPHYPPPSPPHYPPHHPHYPPPSPPRYPPPSPPRYPPPSPPLPTPPPPSPHYPPPSPPHYPPPSPPHYPPPSPPLPTPPHYPPPSPPHYPPPSPPLPTPITPTTHPHHPHYPPPSPPRYPPPSPPRYPPPSPPLPTPSPPLPTPPPPSPHYPPPSPPHYPPPSPPRYPPPSPHYPPPSPPHYPPPSPPHYPPPSPPLPTPPPPSPPRYPPPSPPRYPPPSPPLPTPPPPS is encoded by the exons ccatcacccccacgctacccacccccatcacccccactacccaccccc ccacccccatcaccccactacccacccccatcacccccacactacccacccccatcacccccacgctacccacccccatcaccccactacccacccccatcacccccacactacccacccccatcacccccacactacccacccccatcacccccactacccaccccc ccacccccatcacccccacactacccacccccatcacccccactacccacccccatcacccccactacccacccccatcacccccactacccacccccatcacctccacgctacccacccccatcacctccacgctacccacccccatcacccccacgctacccactcccatcacccccactacccaccccc ccacccccatcacccccacgctacccacccccatcacccccactacccaccccc ccacccccatcacccccactacccacccccatcacccccactacccacccccatcacccccactacccacccccatcacccccacactacccaccccatcacccccactacccacccccatcaccaccaggctacccacccccatcacccccactacccaccccc ccacccccatcacccccacgctacccacccccatcaccccactacccacccccatcacccccacactacccaccccatcacccccactacccacccccatcacccccacgctacccacccccatcacccccacgctacccacccccatcacccccactacccaccccc ccacccccatcaccccactacccacccccatcacccccacactacccacccccatcacccccacactacccacccccatcacccccactacccacgCCC ccccactacccacccccatcacccccacactacccacccccatcacccccactacccacccccatcacccccactacccacccccatcacccccactacccacccccatcacctccacgctacccacccccatcacctccacgctacccacccccatcacccccactacccaccccatcacccccactacccactccc ccacccccatcaccccactacccacccccatcacccccacactacccacccccatcacccccacgctacccacccccatcaccccactacccacccccatcacccccacactacccacccccatcacccccacactacccacccccatcacccccactacccaccccc ccacccccatcacctccacgctacccacccccatcacctccacgctacccacccccatcacccccactacccactccc ccacccccatca